GGCCTCCGGTCCACGAAAAAGTTCTCGCGTGCCTCAAACCACCGGAAGGACCCGGCCTGCGGCCTCAAGGATCGGCCCATCCGCCGGCCCCTTCGGGAAGCGGCTACGTCGCGCGCAGCTTCCACAAGGAAGTGATCTCCGCTGACCGTGCGGCGTGGAACGGGTCATCGGCATCCGCCGCCCGTCCGTGGGTAGGAACGGTATCCGCCCGCCCAACGACCTCGAGTCCGGCATCGGCAATCCAGCCCAGAAGTTCCTCGCGGGTGCGCAGCCCAAGCCGTTCAGCCAGGTCGGAGATGATCAGCCAGCCCTCGCCGCCATCGTTCAGGTGATCCGGCAACCCGGCCAGGAAGGCACGCAGCATGGTCGACTTGGGGTCGTATACGGCATAGTCGAGCAGCGTCTGCGGGGTGCCCGGAAGCCAGGGCGGGTTGCAGACCACGAGCTGGGCACGCCCCGCCGGGAACATGTCCTGCTCAATGGCCGTGGCCCGGCCATCCAGGGCGAGGGTTTGGAACAGTTCGGTGGCACAGGCGATGGCCCGGGCCTGGCTGTCCGTGGCAATGACGTGCTTGATGCCGCGGCGGGCAAGGATGGCAGCGAGCACTCCGGTGCCGGTTCCGATGTCGAACGCCGTGTCGGCGCCGTGCAGGTCGGCCTGGGCCACGAGGTTCAGGTATTCCCCGCGCACCGGGGCGAAGGTGCCGTAGTGCGGGTGGATCTTGGCATCCAGCGCATCGATGTGCAGTCCGGTGGTGCGCCACTGTTGGGCACCGATGGCACCGAGCAGCTCCTGTAGCGAGACGAGTACCGGTTCGGCGACCGGGCCGAAGGCGTTGAGCCAGGCCACGGTGACGTCCGGGGCACGGCGCAGGGCAACGACGGGCCCGGGGTCCACGGGCACCAGCAGCATCGAGAGGATGCGGGCACGGTGGGTGCGCCCCTGGCGGTACCTGTAGAAGTCCTGGGCGACGGTGGCGGGTGCCGCGCCACGCTTGGCCTTCGCCGGGTCCGGCACACGGCGCGCCATCGCCCCAAGCAGTTGGCGGGCATTGTGGTAGTCCCCGCGCCAGAGCATCGCCGTTCCGCCGGTCGCCAGCTTGTACGCGTCCTGGGCGGTGAGGGTGTCATCGGCCACGACGATGCGCCGGGGTGCCGGGGCGCCGTTGGAGGAGTGCCAGAGCGCGCTGCGGGTTTCTCCTGCTTCATCCCAGGTGATGGTCATCGGTGTGCTGGTCATGCTCGGCTGCTCCAAGGTGGCTATGGTGGGCACCGCAATCGCCGATGCACGGGAACAAGCCTATCGCCCCTGGGCTGCGGGATTTGAGGGACGGGACGGGCGCCCGAGATGCCCCGGTTCCCGTCCGGGTGGATCCAGCGGTCCGAACGGGCCCCGAAGCCCGGGGCACGGGGGTTCCCACGCCGCCATCACCGATCGCGGTCACGCTCGAGCCAGGCGACGGCCATGGACGATCCGGCGGACATCACCGGGTAGCCGGGCATGCGGATCCCGCGGGCCTGGTGCTGTAACTGCCCGGAAAGCCGTCGGACCGGACCGTGCCGGGGCAGTTCAGATTGTCCCGGGCGCGCCACTTCGCCGGCGAATCAAAAGGTCAGCACACCGGCTCTGGCCCGAAGCACGGAAGCGCCCTCCAGCGTGAAGCCGGCACCGTCGGGCCCCAGGTCCTCGCGCATCAGGCGGAACGTGATCGGCGCCCCGTCCAGGTCCCCGCTGATCCAGTACCGGGATTCGGCGACGGCTGCCGCGTCGTTCTCGCTGCTCTCCCCGCCCCCAGGGGCGACGACCAGTGCCGTTCCATCAGCGCGGGTCGCGGTGAACTCACCCGGTCCGGCCACGTAGTAGGCCATGCGACGGGCTTCCCATGTTCCCTGTGCTTGGTTCCCGTCCCGACGCAGCGCCTCGTCCAGGTGCACCATTAGCCCGTCCGAGTGGACCGTGACGGCACGCAGGCGCAGCAGGTGGGCTTCGGTTTCCAGGACAGTGAGGTTCAGTGCGATACCGACCGGCAGTTCGGTGGCCCCGCTCCGGGACACATCGAAGACCTCCTGGCCGTACCCGTTCTCCACGGCGTTCGGGTCCCATTCCTCATCCTCGCCCCGGTACCCGGCACCCGGGTCTTCGTCGTCCGGCTCGTTGTCATCCGAGGAGGGGAATCCGGTTCCCGCGTACCTTCCATGGCCGATCATCAGCTCGGTGATGGAATGGTGCAGCTGATCTGCCGCGTCGATGACGCGCTGATCGGCGGTGTCCCCGTCCCGGGAATGCAGCAGTTCCAGGTACGCGTCGAGCTTCTCCTTGTGCCGCTGCGCCGCTTCCTGGAACCAGAGGAATGCGGCCGGCTTGTCGGTGACCGGTTCGGGGAAGGAAAGGAGCAGTCCGTCCAGCTGCGGCAGATGCCCGGGCAGCCTGCCGTATCCGGCGGCCAGCACGGTGAATTCCTCGTGCCCGCCCGAGGCTGAGCCCTCCGGGGCGCTGGTTCCATCGCTCATGCCGCATTGCCTTTCTGGTGCTCGGAACGGCTTGTGACGCACCATT
Above is a window of Paeniglutamicibacter cryotolerans DNA encoding:
- a CDS encoding methyltransferase, whose protein sequence is MTSTPMTITWDEAGETRSALWHSSNGAPAPRRIVVADDTLTAQDAYKLATGGTAMLWRGDYHNARQLLGAMARRVPDPAKAKRGAAPATVAQDFYRYRQGRTHRARILSMLLVPVDPGPVVALRRAPDVTVAWLNAFGPVAEPVLVSLQELLGAIGAQQWRTTGLHIDALDAKIHPHYGTFAPVRGEYLNLVAQADLHGADTAFDIGTGTGVLAAILARRGIKHVIATDSQARAIACATELFQTLALDGRATAIEQDMFPAGRAQLVVCNPPWLPGTPQTLLDYAVYDPKSTMLRAFLAGLPDHLNDGGEGWLIISDLAERLGLRTREELLGWIADAGLEVVGRADTVPTHGRAADADDPFHAARSAEITSLWKLRAT